In one Drosophila gunungcola strain Sukarami chromosome 2R unlocalized genomic scaffold, Dgunungcola_SK_2 000004F, whole genome shotgun sequence genomic region, the following are encoded:
- the LOC128254486 gene encoding WD repeat-containing protein 5, producing the protein MIDLTEESGNKMVTSTSESPGNPFKVPLPPAKLSLAPGKFIKPLSPGYATQNLLLGHTGCITAVKFGPDGDHLASGSADRVLKLWDVQAGSCIQSLGGHEMGINDVAWSASGILASCSDDTNVRLWDPRSVLCVKTLTGHSEFVFSCCFNPQCNLLASGSFDNTVRLWDLRTGRTLKTVPAHQEPVRSVDFNREGSIFVTSSFDGLVRLWDTSTCHVLKTLIDDDNIPVGHVKFSPNGRYILASMLNSSLRLWNYEKPKCLRVFRGHVNESYCLTANFSISAGIWIVSGSEDDSLCIWDLQTRQLVQKAATQGDGVLCTDCHPTANLIATGARQNTYAVKIWKSSE; encoded by the coding sequence ATGATTGATTTGACAGAAGAAAGTGGGAATAAAATGGTTACTTCCACTTCGGAGTCCCCCGGCAATCCCTTCAAGGTGCCCCTTCCGCCCGCCAAGCTGTCCTTGGCCCCCGGCAAATTCATCAAGCCCCTATCTCCGGGTTACGCTACCCAAAACTTGCTCCTCGGTCATACTGGATGCATTACGGCCGTGAAGTTTGGTCCGGATGGTGACCACCTGGCCAGTGGCTCCGCCGACAGGGTCCTCAAGCTGTGGGATGTGCAGGCCGGGAGCTGCATCCAATCTCTAGGGGGCCACGAGATGGGAATCAACGATGTGGCCTGGTCGGCCAGTGGAATCCTCGCCAGCTGCAGCGATGACACCAACGTTCGCCTCTGGGATCCGCGCAGTGTGCTCTGCGTGAAAACTCTGACCGGGCACAGTGAATTTGTCTTCTCCTGCTGCTTTAATCCGCAGTGCAACCTGCTGGCCTCTGGAAGTTTCGATAATACAGTACGCCTATGGGATTTGCGCACTGGAAGAACCCTCAAGACAGTGCCAGCCCACCAGGAACCCGTCCGTTCGGTGGACTTCAACCGGGAGGGCAGCATTTTCGTCACGAGCAGCTTTGATGGACTGGTGCGCCTGTGGGACACTAGCACCTGCCACGTGCTGAAGACTCTCATCGACGACGACAACATCCCGGTGGGACATGTGAAGTTCTCGCCCAACGGCCGCTACATCCTGGCCTCCATGCTGAACAGTTCCCTCCGGCTGTGGAACTACGAGAAGCCCAAGTGTTTGAGGGTTTTTCGAGGCCATGTGAACGAGTCCTATTGCCTGACCGCCAACTTCTCCATCTCGGCGGGCATTTGGATAGTGTCCGGCAGCGAGGACGATTCGCTCTGCATCTGGGACTTGCAGACCAGGCAGCTGGTCCAGAAGGCGGCCACCCAGGGCGACGGGGTGCTCTGCACTGATTGCCATCCCACGGCGAATCTGATTGCCACCGGCGCCCGGCAGAACACTTACGCCGTCAAGATCTGGAAGAGCAGCGAGTAG
- the LOC128254475 gene encoding kinesin-like protein subito has protein sequence MEDKEVPEVPPQRETRSFLMAREPSVDRRFRPRPNKKMRLFAQIQESEEESSSEYSDTESDYKYQSSEAHTDGGASCATSAADNSSVETGPQVFLRLRPVKDASKAYVVSEDSNVLITSCKVDSTSNNVNRMEKHFGFTTIFDSTVGQRDIYDSCVGPKILEEECVTIMTYGTSGSGKTYTLLGDDVRAGIIPRALENIFTMYKDMIFRAPKLKLINGCIVFLQDDASLKEMQIRKKLLDLCPDISAHYQRLKQVIDGDHAFESKSATDTSVLVWVSFVEIYNELVYDLLAIPPKQDKLGELPRKNLKIVGNKGQVFIKGMSSVFVKSSEEALQLLRLGQQRSTYASTSVNANSSRSHCVFTVDILKYNRSGMTTQSSYKFCDLAGSERVNNTGTTGLRLKEAKNINTSLMVLGRCLNAASTVQKKKNADIIPYRDSKLTMLLQAALLGREKLAMIVTVTPLDKYYEENLNVLNFASIAKNIIFKEPVIKQHRVSYCGFMEFSKMSSFEGGDYVKELEEENVRLQCEVEQLKYEHVLQMQLLEEKLRRELTSTYQEIIENNKKQYEDECGKKLLIAQRESDFMIASQKRRYEEQIEDLKDEIEELKNPRSDTDSSDDANDSKSPIEIIDDDE, from the exons ATGGAAGACAAGGAGGTTCCGGAGGTGCCGCCGCAGCGGGAGACGCGCTCCTTCCTAATGGCCCGCGAGCCCTCCGTCGACCGCCGCTTCCGGCCGCGACCCAACAAAAAGATGCGTCTGTTCGCCCAAATCCAGGAATCGGAGGAGGAGAGCTCCTCCGAGTACTCGGACACGGAGTCGGACTACAAGTACCAGTCCAGTGAGGCCCACACGGATGGAGGCGCCTCCTGTGCCACCAGTGCGGCGGACAACAGCAGCGTGGAGACGGGGCCACAGGTCTTTCTGCGCCTGCGTCCCGTCAAGGATGCCTCCAAGGCGTACGTGGTCTCCGAGGACAGCAATGTGCTCATTACCAGTTGCAAGGTGGACTCGACAAGCAACAATGTGAACCGCATGGAGAAGCACTTTGGCTTCACCACCATCTTCGACAGCACTGTGGGCCAGAGGGACATATACGACTCCTGCGTGGGACCCAAGATCTTGGAGGAGGAGTGTGTGACCATCATGACCTACGGCACTTCGGGCTCGGGCAAGACCTACACATTGCTGG GCGATGATGTGCGAGCTGGCATCATTCCGCGTGCCCTGGAGAACATATTCACAATGTACAAGGACATGATCTTTCGCGCACCCAAGCTCAAGCTGATCAACGGATGCATCGTCTTTCTGCAGGACGACGCCTCGCTGAAGGAGATGCAGATTCGGAAGAAGCTGCTGGACTTGTGTCCCGACATCAGTGCCCACTACCAGCGCTTGAAGCAGGTCATTGATGGGGATCACGCCTTCGAATCGAAGTCCGCCACCGACACGTCCGTCCTGGTCTGGGTGTCCTTCGTGGAGATCTACAACGAACTGGTGTACGACTTGCTGGCCATTCCGCCGAAACAGGACAAGTTGGGCGAGCTGCCGCGCAAGAACCTGAAGATCGTGGGCAACAAGGGTCAGGTGTTCATCAAGGGAATGAGCAGTGTCTTCGTGAAGAGCAGCGAGGAggcgctgcagctgctccggCTGGGCCAGCAGCGCTCCACGTACGCCTCTACCTCGGTGAATGCCAACTCCAGCCGATCGCATTGCGTCTTCACCGTGGACATACTCAAGTACAATCGCTCGGGCATGACTACCCAGAGTTCGTACAAATTCTGCGACCTGGCTGGTTCGGAGCGGGTGAACAACACGGGCACCACGGGCCTGCGTCTCAAGGAGGCCAAGAACATCAACACCTCGCTGATGGTGCTGGGCCGTTGTCTCAATGCGGCCAGCACCGtgcagaaaaagaaaaacgccGACATCATTCCATACCGCGACTCCAAGCTCACGATGCTGCTGCAGGCGGCATTGCTGGGCAGGGAGAAGTTGGCCATGATCGTGACGGTCACTCCGCTGGACAAGTACTACGAGGAGAACCTGAATGTCCTGAACTTCGCCTCCATCGCGAAGAACATCATCTTTAAGGAACCCGTAATCAAGCAGCATCGTGTCAGCTACTGCGGTTTCATGGAATTCTCGAAAATGTCATCGTTCGAGGGCGGTGATTACGTCAAGGAACTGGAGGAAGAGAACGTCCGCCTGCAGTGCGAGGTTGAGCAGTTGAAGTACGAACATGTGCTGCAGATGCAACTTTTGGAGGAGAAACTGCGCCGGGAACTCACTTCCACTTACCAGGAGATAATCGAAAACAACAAGAAGCAATACGAAGATGAATGCGGGAAGAAGCTTTTGATTGCACAAAGGGAGTCGGATTTTATG ATTGCCTCTCAGAAGCGGCGGTACGAAGAGCAAATAGAAGACCTCAAGGATGAGATCGAGGAACTTAAAAATCCCAGAAGCGACACGGACAGTTCCGACGATGCAAATGATTCCAAGTCGCCCATTGAAATCATTGACGATGATGAGTAG
- the LOC128254478 gene encoding uncharacterized protein LOC128254478: MWTLLKVALLWTPVLIRGSTVKLILNAAAESSLSVLIIQNNYCPDSWLKTIFRNLQIPLILNSAGGFYPKNQNLDRALHVICLPGHEVELDQELLQKLAISLEDFPSDKKVFYVANSLANRTRMEALLQTSYHLRIPYLVGLLAADEHLFYYRYNPYPSFRTEQRPLQFSPIFDQSFPNMQGHPLIVMPDQWLPRSIPYLDRRTGKQILAGSVGRFINLLAWRLNATLQLAQTVTPGRFLHASALQELGKSLAIDVPASVSMLERSEQLTRTSYPLELTHICLMIPVAKEIPLKDIYFLLSSVSNMLLAIGIVLAYGLVLSLLRQLTSTDDVHLVDFLLNDRALRGVLGQSFPRRGCSSRWIYLMLGLVGLNVSSIFEAALETMMAHPPREFQARSFADLQRTDIPLVTTEEDLYTLGDLHLALLVVNVSEYHHLRNGRNSSSAYFASRLHWTLFSEQQKRFSRELFIYSMDACLWSLALLSFQWPQSSCFAEPVSKLILEVRANGLYQFWVGMHHYDMTEAGLSNMADPSLRTEENAALRLRDLQWVWLAYGTLLAIASLMFLLEVIWTSISPYISVIFYTFIRQL, encoded by the coding sequence ATGTGGACATTACTTAAGGTGGCGCTTCTCTGGACTCCTGTATTAATTAGGGGATCTACTGTGAAACTCATCCTCAATGCAGCAGCAGAATCTTCACTTTCTGTGCTAATAATCCAGAATAATTACTGCCCAGACTCCTGGTTAAAGACAATATTTCGAAATTTACAAATTCCTTTGATACTCAACTCAGCTGGCGGTTTTTatcccaaaaaccaaaacttggACAGAGCATTACATGTTATTTGCTTGCCCGGACATGAAGTGGAGCTGGATCAGGAGCTTCTTCAGAAACTGGCCATTTCTTTGGAGGATTTTCCTAGTGATAAAAAGGTATTCTATGTAGCCAACAGTTTGGCCAATCGAACAAGAATGGAAGCCCTACTGCAAACCAGCTACCATCTGCGAATTCCATACCTAGTTGGACTCTTAGCTGCGGATGAGCATCTCTTCTACTATAGATATAATCCGTATCCTAGCTTCCGAACAGAGCAACGCCCTCTGCAGTTTTCGCCCATCTTCGACCAGAGTTTTCCCAACATGCAAGGTCATCCACTGATTGTGATGCCCGACCAATGGCTTCCGCGTTCTATTCCTTACTTGGACAGACGCACGGGTAAGCAGATCCTAGCCGGATCCGTGGGCCGCTTCATCAACTTGCTGGCATGGAGGCTCAACGCTACTCTGCAGCTTGCCCAGACGGTGACTCCCGGGCGCTTTCTCCATGCCTCTGCCCTCCAGGAGCTGGGCAAGAGCCTGGCCATAGACGTGCCGGCCAGTGTGTCGATGTTGGAGCGAAGTGAGCAGTTGACCCGCACCAGTTATCCCCTGGAACTGACCCACATCTGCCTGATGATCCCAGTGGCCAAAGAGATTCCCCTGAAGGACATCTACTTTCTTCTGAGCAGCGTTTCCAATATGCTTTTGGCCATAGGCATAGTTTTAGCCTATGGATTGGTTTTGAGCCTCCTTCGACAGTTGACATCCACAGACGATGTCCACTTAGTGGACTTCCTGCTGAATGATAGAGCTTTACGTGGAGTACTGGGTCAGTCCTTCCCGAGAAGGGGCTGCTCCAGCCGTTGGATATATCTCATGCTGGGACTTGTGGGTCTTAATGTGAGTAGTATCTTTGAAGCGGCTCTTGAGACCATGATGGCGCATCCTCCGCGGGAGTTTCAGGCCCGCAGTTTCGCTGATCTTCAGCGGACGGACATTCCGCTGGTCACCACCGAAGAAGACTTGTACACGTTGGGGGATCTGCATCTGGCCTTGCTGGTTGTCAATGTGAGTGAGTACCATCACCTGAGGAACGGGAGAAACTCGAGCAGTGCCTACTTCGCCTCTCGATTGCACTGGACTCTCTTCAGCGAGCAGCAGAAGCGCTTCAGTCGGGAACTCTTCATTTACTCCATGGACGCCTGCCTGTGGTCCTTGGCCCTGCTCTCGTTCCAGTGGCCGCAGAGCTCCTGCTTTGCCGAGCCTGTCAGCAAACTGATCCTGGAGGTGAGAGCCAATGGGCTGTATCAGTTCTGGGTGGGAATGCATCACTACGACATGACGGAGGCGGGTTTGTCCAACATGGCGGATCCCAGTCTGCGAACTGAGGAGAATGCTGCTCTGCGGTTAAGGGATCTGCAGTGGGTGTGGCTGGCCTACGGAACACTCCTAGCGATTGCCTCGCTTATGTTCCTGCTGGAAGTTATCTGGACTAGCATCTCACCTTATATTTCTGTTATCTTTTACACATTTATTAGACAACTCTGA